The genome window CGCCACGCTGACTTCTTCCGTGTGCTTGATAAAGGGTCGTAGCAAGTTAGTGAACTCCATAGGGAAGATGTACTTGGTGGCTGGGCTGGCGCCAAGCGTCTTAAGCGTTTCCAGGTATTGGAGGCTCATGGTCTTACTATCTATAGTTTTGGCTACGGCGAAGATCTTATCCAGGGCCATGGCGAAGCCCTCAGCGCGCAGGATCGCTGCCTGGCGATCTCCCTCAGCCCTAAGGATGGCCGATTGTTTTTCCCCTTCGGCAACCTTGATGGCCGCCTCGCGTTTGCCGTCGGCTTCGGTAACCATTGCGCGACGATTGCGTTCAGCCGACATTTGCCTGTTCATCGCCTCCTGTACCTCTCTAGGGGGCAGGATCTCGCGAATTTCTACCGTAGTAACCTTGACGCCCCACCTTTCGGTGACCTCATCCAGTTTTACACGCAGCACCTGATTGATCTGTTCCCTCTTAGCCAGCACATCGTCCAGCAAGATATCACCGATGACGGCTCGTAGGGTGGTGGTGGCTATCCCCTGGCTGGCACCGGCGAAGTTTTTGACCTGCACGACACTTAGTGTAGGATCGACGACCTTCCAGTAGATCAGGAAATCGATGGCGATCGGCGCATTGTCCTTCGTGATGCATGTTTGGTGTGGTATCTCGAGGAAAAGCTCCCGCAGGTCGACCCATACCGGTTGATCAACGATAGGGATCAACAGGACGATCCCTGGACCCTTACTGCCGATGCAGCGACCCAAACGAAAAACAACCAGGCGCTGATACTCGCGTACAATTTTGATAGCCATCGTGGCCAACACTATGATGAGAAGTAGGGGGATGATAATCCAGATTAATGCTTCCATTTTGCCTTCTCCTTTCGTCTTTGGCCATCACGCGCTGCGGCATACTCGTAACCGCAGTCCATCAACAGCCACTACCTGCACCCTTTCCCCAGCTTTGATCATTTCCCCGCTGGTTGTCGCGCTCCACTCCTCGCTTTGCACCTGCACGATGCCGGTCGGATCTAAATCTGATATGGCTATTCCTGTCATCCCGACGAGGCTCTCCACGCCGCTGGTAGGTCGCACCCGTTGGGCCCGCAGCCCGGCACCAAGGGCAAAGATGAAGAAGGCTGATACCGCAGCAGTCATAGCGGTGATTAACCACCAGCTTACGCGTATTTCAGGCATGGTCGGGGCCATAGGGGTCAATGGACTGAAGAGCATAAGGGAGCCCAGAATAAAGGCGATAATGCCCCCTCCCGTCAGTACCCCATGACTGGGAGACTTGAGATCTACAATGAAGAGTATCATAGACACAATGACAAGGGCCAGCCCTCCCCAGTTCAGCGGTAGACTCTCGAAAGCAACAAAGGCTAAAATCAAACAGATGACGCCAGTGATGCCCGGGATGATGGCTCCCGGGTGATAAAATTCGGCGATGATGGCCCAAATGCCGATGGTCAAAAGGAGGTAAGCGATATTCGGATCGACGATAGTGTGCAATAACGTCTCTGGCAAGCTCATCGGCGTTGGGACGATTGCAGCCTCCCTGGTTCGTAAGGTCCTTTCTCCGCCAGCTGTCACCACTGTACGTTCATCGAGCTTGGCCGATAGGTCAGCGAGGTTGACGGCGATGAGATCAATGACTCCATTCTCCAGCGCTTCTTTATCTGTGATAGAGGCGCTTTCCCGCACTGCTTTTTCGGCCCAGGCTGCATTGCGTCCTCTCCGCACCGCAATCGCTCGAGCAGTAGCCGCTGCATCACTAGTTACCTTCTCAGTCATCGTTTTATCGACCTGTTCACCTACGGAGACGGGATGGGCTGCTCCTATGTTTGTGCCGGGGGCCATTGCCGCTACATCGGCGGCTAAGGTGATAAACATTCCGGCTGAGGCGGCGCGTGCTCCGGATGGATAGACGTAGACAATCACAGGTACTGTAGAGTTGAGCATCTTCTGCATCATAGCGCGCATGGAAGTGTCCAGCCCACCCGGCGTATCCAGCTGGATTATCAGGCACTCAGCACCGGTTTGCTCTGCTTTATCGATGGCACGACAGAGATACTGGGCAGTGAGGGGGTCAATGACTCCTTTAATTGTGACCAGGTCTATACGTGGCCCGTTGGCCCAGGCCATACCTAGTGTTACGCCCCAGAGGAACAGTGCCAGGAGCAGCGACTTCGAGATGAGCGGGATAGCCCTCATTTTTTTTGGCCTTTATCTAGCGAACCAACCGCGGCCAGCCTTCGAATCCCTTCTCTCTTATTCTAGCAGTATGTTCGAAGTAAGTCGATAGATACAGAAGAGAGCGTTGCATATCTCCCCCAAATCCCCGCAGGGGGTTCAAGGGGAAGACGCCCTCATCCCCCTACACCCCTTCTCCCGTCCTCCTCCGGAGGAGGACGGGAGAAGGGGGGATTGAACTAGGGCGGAGCCCTAGGACCCTCCAAGGAGGGTGTTCCCTCCTTGACCTCCCCTTACTCCAGTGGGGGAAATTGGATAGGCTGTGTCCCCCGGGTCATCCCAGCAGTGGGGCAGTGCCCC of Chloroflexota bacterium contains these proteins:
- a CDS encoding SPFH/Band 7/PHB domain protein — its product is MEALIWIIIPLLLIIVLATMAIKIVREYQRLVVFRLGRCIGSKGPGIVLLIPIVDQPVWVDLRELFLEIPHQTCITKDNAPIAIDFLIYWKVVDPTLSVVQVKNFAGASQGIATTTLRAVIGDILLDDVLAKREQINQVLRVKLDEVTERWGVKVTTVEIREILPPREVQEAMNRQMSAERNRRAMVTEADGKREAAIKVAEGEKQSAILRAEGDRQAAILRAEGFAMALDKIFAVAKTIDSKTMSLQYLETLKTLGASPATKYIFPMEFTNLLRPFIKHTEEVSVAMANDAREDSA
- a CDS encoding nodulation protein NfeD, with protein sequence MRAIPLISKSLLLALFLWGVTLGMAWANGPRIDLVTIKGVIDPLTAQYLCRAIDKAEQTGAECLIIQLDTPGGLDTSMRAMMQKMLNSTVPVIVYVYPSGARAASAGMFITLAADVAAMAPGTNIGAAHPVSVGEQVDKTMTEKVTSDAAATARAIAVRRGRNAAWAEKAVRESASITDKEALENGVIDLIAVNLADLSAKLDERTVVTAGGERTLRTREAAIVPTPMSLPETLLHTIVDPNIAYLLLTIGIWAIIAEFYHPGAIIPGITGVICLILAFVAFESLPLNWGGLALVIVSMILFIVDLKSPSHGVLTGGGIIAFILGSLMLFSPLTPMAPTMPEIRVSWWLITAMTAAVSAFFIFALGAGLRAQRVRPTSGVESLVGMTGIAISDLDPTGIVQVQSEEWSATTSGEMIKAGERVQVVAVDGLRLRVCRSA